The DNA segment CGAGGTCACCGCCGAGCGCAACCGGGCCGACATCGCGCTGCGCACCGCAACACCCGCCGACGCGCCCACCGTCGCCGAGCTACGCGGGCTCATCGAAGGACTCGGCGACATGGTCGCCGTGCTCGCCAACGCCGACCCCAAACAGCGAGCCGAACTCTACGAAACACTCGGACTACGGCTCACCTGGCACCCCGATGACAGGAAGGTGCTGGTAGAAGCCCAACCAGCGCGTGTGCTGGCTGGCGGTGTCGGAGGGGGGACTTGAACCCCCACGCCCTTGCGGGCACTAGCCCCTCAAGCTAGCGCGTCTGCCTATTCCGCCACTCCGACGTGGCCTCCGGAACGGCTGCTTCCCCGCACCGGAGCGAGCGGCCACTCTAGCGCGGGCCTTCCTCGATCCCGAAGCCGGCGGCGGGCTACGTCACTGCCCGCTCAGCGCCTCGACGACCGGCGCGAGCACTCTCGCCTGGTCCCCGGGGATCACGTGGTACGAGTAGCCCCACCGCTCCCGGCGATCGTGCAGCCGCTCGGCGATCTCGGTCGGCGAGCCAATGAGGGTGAGCGGCGACTCGAGCACCGACTCCGGCTCCGTCCCGAAGCCCGGCGCCAGCAGCGATGCGAAGCCGGCGCTGTCGTCGGTCACCTGCGCGACCGCCAGCCAGGCGTTCAGCTCCAGGTCCCCGAAGCGCTCGCCCGCGCCCTCCTTCACCCATCGCACTTTCTGGTCGATGCGGTCCGCCAGCGCGTCACGGGCAGCTTCGGCGTCGATCTCCCCGGAGTGGATCGACGCGTTCACGCCGACGATGTCGGCGGTCGCGCCGGCGAAGCGCAGCACCCGAGGCGCCCCGCCGCCGATGATGATCGGCGGTCCGCCCGGCCGGTACGGCGCCGGCGTGCCCTCCAGCTCGGTGATCGTGTAGTGCTCGCCGTGGAAGTTGAACGGCCCGGGGGCGAACAGGCCCTTGAGCACCCTCGTGTGCTCGATCAGCCGGCGCACCCGCACCCCGGGCCGGTCCATCGGGATGCCGGATCGCTCGTAGTCTGTGCGCTTCCACCCCGCGCCCAGGCCCACTTCTAGCCGCCCTTCGGAGAGCAGGTCGATGGTCGCCAGCTCCCGGGCCAGCACCGCCGGGTGGCGGAAGTCGCAGTCGAACACGAGCACCCCCACGTTGAGGGTGGTCGTCACCGCGGCGGCTGCGGCAGTCAGGGCGATCGGCCCAGGTCCCTCGTCGAAGTGATCGGGCAGGAACAACGTCGAGTAGCCGAGGTCCTCGAGCTCCCGGGCGCTGTCGAGCCAGGTGCGTCCGGGCAGCGGCTCGTGCAGCTCAGCGGCGAAACGGAAACGGCGGGGATGTGCCATCCCCTGGTTCTAGCCCGCGGGTCGGCAGCCAGTCGGCTGGCCCCCCGCTGGCCCTGCCGGATGGCCCGACCGGACGAAGCTGCGGGCCCCCCGGCCCGCTCGCCTAGTCCGCCAGCCACAGCGAGGCGACGTCGAACGTTCCGTCCAGGCGACCGGCGAACCCGTTCACCCGTGGCGCGATCACCTGGTTCGTCATGAGCTGCACCACCGGGATCGCCACCCCGTCGCCGAGCAGGCGCTGCTCGGCCTCGCGGTAGAGCGAGTCCCGCGCCTCGGCCTCTGGCGTCGCCCGCGCCCGGGTGATGGCGGCGTCCACCGCCTCCGAGCTCACCCCGACCACGTTGTCGCGCGACCCCGACAGGAACGGCGGGCCGAGATACGCCTCCTGGGTGGGGTTGATGCCCACCCAACCGAAGCTGAACACGTCCGGTTCCCCGCTCACCACGAACGACCGGTACTCCTCGAAGGGCTTGACCCGGTGTTCCACCGGGATGCCGACCGCCTGCAGGTCGGCAGTGATGGCCTCGATCAACTCGATCTGGCTGGGGTCGTCGTAGGTGTCGAGCACGACGGTCGTGGTCACCGGTCCACCGCCGAACACCTCGGCCAGCAGCGCCCGGGCTTCGTCCAGGTCGTAGGCGCACGCGGTGGCGCAGGCGTCGTCCGCGGCGCCCTGCACCCC comes from the Rhabdothermincola sediminis genome and includes:
- a CDS encoding TIGR03621 family F420-dependent LLM class oxidoreductase; this encodes MAHPRRFRFAAELHEPLPGRTWLDSARELEDLGYSTLFLPDHFDEGPGPIALTAAAAAVTTTLNVGVLVFDCDFRHPAVLARELATIDLLSEGRLEVGLGAGWKRTDYERSGIPMDRPGVRVRRLIEHTRVLKGLFAPGPFNFHGEHYTITELEGTPAPYRPGGPPIIIGGGAPRVLRFAGATADIVGVNASIHSGEIDAEAARDALADRIDQKVRWVKEGAGERFGDLELNAWLAVAQVTDDSAGFASLLAPGFGTEPESVLESPLTLIGSPTEIAERLHDRRERWGYSYHVIPGDQARVLAPVVEALSGQ